One genomic segment of Aminivibrio sp. includes these proteins:
- a CDS encoding tetratricopeptide repeat protein, producing MKKTACISIWAVLFLWAFPLFSEILPAGANGVVVTEPEGRATEQKKPKPAKKASPSKNTAPAAKKEVQREPDSLPPMNLSLQQGILLLGQRYFSRATPLLERAVLEEPDNPVAWHALGRAYHERGLFSRAQEAYKKALEAEPEYPPLSRILAYPPGDGRKPLWDPKRPERIEALSAATGGFSILPPDKAPNQEAPDSPHLPPEAAPKEMTTESTPDAAPVPGQFPSDKTNRKLRPFVPVRIVIAPQNEENTDPAQLETAPSPDAVPDFPSPVYIPPDPAATEGETD from the coding sequence ATGAAGAAAACAGCATGTATCAGCATTTGGGCGGTTCTTTTTCTCTGGGCATTTCCCCTGTTTTCTGAAATTCTGCCGGCAGGGGCAAATGGAGTGGTCGTTACCGAGCCGGAAGGAAGGGCAACGGAACAAAAAAAACCGAAACCGGCAAAAAAAGCCTCCCCATCCAAAAACACCGCTCCGGCAGCGAAAAAGGAGGTGCAGAGAGAACCTGATTCCCTCCCCCCCATGAACCTTTCTCTTCAGCAGGGGATTCTTCTTCTTGGACAGCGATATTTCTCCAGGGCAACCCCTCTCCTTGAACGGGCTGTTCTTGAAGAGCCGGACAATCCAGTAGCCTGGCATGCCCTTGGAAGGGCATACCACGAAAGAGGGTTGTTCTCCAGGGCGCAGGAAGCATACAAAAAGGCCCTGGAAGCGGAACCTGAATACCCGCCGCTCTCCAGGATTCTTGCCTATCCTCCGGGCGACGGACGAAAACCTCTCTGGGATCCAAAACGGCCGGAAAGAATCGAGGCCCTGTCGGCAGCGACCGGAGGATTTTCAATTCTTCCTCCTGATAAAGCCCCGAATCAGGAAGCTCCGGATAGCCCGCATCTTCCTCCCGAGGCAGCACCGAAAGAAATGACGACAGAAAGCACCCCGGACGCTGCCCCCGTGCCCGGGCAGTTCCCTTCTGACAAGACGAACAGAAAACTGCGCCCCTTCGTGCCGGTGCGCATTGTAATAGCCCCGCAGAACGAAGAAAACACCGACCCGGCACAGTTGGAAACAGCGCCTTCACCGGACGCGGTTCCAGACTTCCCAAGCCCTGTGTATATTCCTCCCGATCCCGCTGCTACGGAAGGGGAAACGGACTGA
- a CDS encoding FlgT C-terminal domain-containing protein — protein sequence MKPTLKTGVAALVILCFFFSSDAAASGNKTVLLLPTLNFTDYEIWESKFYPVNVLERKMTEYLASLLRRDPFTDVRILDEEAAERWFAGERRPGDFAVRMELFSVLAKERETLGSFENTDVSLRVRMYDGGNGEMQDSRIASGSDQRYTFNPGDDRLYFLNAREYPVLEILQTNLFDRIHKDGLDLLRLTPPDKGQKMSRPTWKQFSSTSHWQAFKNAIADAAGEISGVSDDEFSLIGRIIAPTADSTLKRREYIITLGRKNSLAVGDILQVIRGDSYITVDPENPVVIVPRVVGNVKVTKLMDSESVVVLINEKPNDPVQLNDLVRTSRFGTKKAAPLK from the coding sequence ATGAAACCGACCCTGAAAACGGGCGTCGCTGCCCTTGTAATTCTTTGTTTTTTCTTTTCATCTGATGCGGCTGCATCGGGAAATAAAACGGTGCTTCTTCTGCCGACGCTGAATTTTACTGATTATGAAATTTGGGAAAGCAAATTTTACCCCGTCAATGTCCTGGAACGGAAAATGACAGAATATCTGGCATCTCTGCTTCGAAGGGATCCTTTCACAGATGTCCGGATTCTCGATGAAGAGGCGGCAGAACGATGGTTCGCCGGAGAACGCCGACCTGGAGATTTTGCAGTCCGGATGGAGCTTTTTTCCGTTCTCGCGAAAGAGAGGGAGACGCTGGGTTCCTTCGAGAATACGGATGTCTCTCTCCGTGTCAGAATGTATGACGGGGGAAACGGGGAAATGCAGGATTCCAGAATTGCCTCGGGCAGTGACCAGCGGTACACTTTCAATCCCGGAGACGACAGACTGTATTTTCTGAACGCCAGGGAATACCCGGTGCTGGAAATACTCCAGACCAACCTTTTCGACCGGATACACAAGGATGGGCTCGACCTTCTCCGGCTGACACCTCCCGACAAGGGACAGAAAATGAGCCGGCCGACATGGAAGCAGTTTTCTTCCACTTCACACTGGCAAGCCTTCAAGAACGCAATCGCCGATGCGGCGGGAGAAATATCAGGGGTCAGCGACGATGAATTTTCCCTCATCGGCAGGATCATCGCCCCAACCGCAGATTCGACGCTAAAGAGAAGAGAGTACATCATCACCCTCGGACGGAAAAATTCCCTGGCTGTGGGAGATATTCTCCAGGTGATCCGGGGCGATTCATACATCACCGTTGACCCGGAAAATCCGGTGGTAATCGTTCCCCGGGTAGTGGGCAACGTGAAAGTCACGAAACTCATGGATTCCGAATCGGTCGTGGTACTGATCAACGAAAAACCCAATGATCCCGTCCAGCTCAACGACCTGGTACGAACTTCGAGGTTCGGGACGAAAAAGGCGGCTCCCCTGAAATGA
- a CDS encoding desulfoferrodoxin, which yields MKKLDVFKCDLCGNVVELLHVGGGDLVCCGQPMKLLEEKTADSATEKHVPVVEGNKVKVGSVPHPMTNEHYIEFIEIMDGNRICRKFLNPGEPAEAVFETFAPTKSREYCNIHGLWKVDL from the coding sequence ATGAAGAAGCTGGATGTGTTTAAATGCGATCTGTGCGGCAATGTGGTAGAACTCCTTCACGTAGGAGGGGGAGACCTTGTGTGCTGCGGACAGCCCATGAAGCTCCTCGAGGAAAAAACCGCCGATTCGGCCACCGAGAAGCATGTTCCGGTTGTTGAAGGCAACAAGGTCAAGGTGGGAAGCGTTCCTCACCCCATGACGAACGAACATTACATCGAGTTCATCGAGATCATGGATGGTAACAGGATTTGCAGGAAATTCCTGAATCCCGGAGAGCCTGCCGAAGCCGTCTTCGAGACTTTTGCTCCAACGAAGAGCAGGGAATACTGCAATATTCATGGTTTATGGAAGGTGGATCTCTAA
- a CDS encoding ferritin, translating to MISKKIEDAFNDQINAELYSAYIYLSMSAYLNSVDLNGMAHWMKVQAKEELEHATKFASYIVARGGRVKYKAIECPREEWASALEVFKGAYEHERYVTRRINDLMDLAVTEKDYAAQVFLQWFVSEQVEEEANTDGIVKKMEMIGEGRHGMYMIDKELGERKAD from the coding sequence ATGATAAGCAAAAAGATTGAAGACGCCTTCAACGATCAGATCAACGCTGAGCTCTATTCTGCCTATATCTATCTCTCCATGTCCGCGTATCTGAACTCTGTTGACCTCAACGGCATGGCTCACTGGATGAAAGTCCAGGCCAAGGAGGAATTGGAACATGCCACGAAATTTGCCTCCTATATCGTAGCGCGAGGCGGACGGGTTAAATATAAGGCCATCGAATGTCCCCGGGAAGAATGGGCATCCGCTCTTGAAGTCTTTAAAGGAGCTTATGAGCATGAACGGTATGTCACCAGGCGGATCAACGACCTCATGGACCTTGCCGTGACGGAGAAAGACTATGCAGCCCAGGTCTTTCTCCAGTGGTTTGTAAGCGAACAGGTCGAGGAAGAGGCCAATACCGACGGGATTGTGAAAAAGATGGAGATGATAGGAGAGGGCAGGCACGGCATGTACATGATTGACAAGGAACTCGGGGAGAGAAAGGCCGACTAG
- a CDS encoding flavin reductase family protein has product MDAQIDPRALFTLNYGVYILSTRYEGKKNGQIINALMQLTADPICMAACLHRDNYTTELVEKSGRFSISVLEDAVPLKFIGVFGFRCGREFDKFGECTYEISESGLPLVTEYSLAGIELKVLSVQEVFTHKLIVGQVEKAQLLKEGTPLTYANYHTVKKGKSPVNAPSAVFNQVK; this is encoded by the coding sequence ATGGACGCTCAGATTGACCCAAGGGCCCTGTTCACTCTGAATTATGGAGTGTACATCCTCAGCACAAGGTACGAAGGAAAAAAGAACGGCCAGATCATCAACGCCCTCATGCAGCTGACAGCAGATCCCATCTGCATGGCGGCGTGTCTGCACAGGGATAATTACACCACCGAGCTCGTGGAAAAAAGCGGCAGGTTTTCCATTTCGGTCCTCGAAGATGCCGTCCCGCTCAAATTCATAGGAGTGTTCGGGTTCCGCTGCGGTCGCGAATTTGACAAGTTCGGCGAATGCACTTATGAAATCAGCGAGAGCGGCCTCCCGCTCGTGACTGAATACTCCCTTGCCGGTATTGAACTCAAGGTGCTTTCCGTGCAGGAAGTATTCACCCACAAGCTGATCGTCGGCCAGGTGGAGAAGGCTCAGCTCTTGAAGGAAGGAACCCCTCTCACTTATGCCAACTACCATACTGTAAAAAAAGGGAAGTCTCCGGTGAACGCACCATCCGCCGTTTTTAACCAAGTTAAGTGA
- a CDS encoding TIGR02757 family protein: MRRLKKENVLSAEARNLAGFLPRFEDVYRRMNRREFISPDPLEKLYLYDTVEEREVVGLAVSSIAYGRVAQILRNADRLLSVMGPSPRSFLMETPAGVLSRLLGGFRHRFTSGNEMVSFLAGIGKILREYGRLEYFFQDCLNRTGDFLDGAALFSGGIRARGGLGKSFLLPSPGDGSACKRLFLFLKWMVRSDEVDPGGWKVLGPETLVFPMDVHMFRMCSCLGLTKRKTPDLKTALEVTGLFRKYIPEDPVKYDFVLTRFGIRSEMDAKAFVKTCLEGDELWKEKDRTGE; the protein is encoded by the coding sequence GTGAGACGGCTGAAAAAGGAGAATGTCCTGTCCGCAGAAGCACGGAATCTGGCAGGATTTCTGCCCCGCTTCGAGGATGTATACCGCAGGATGAACCGCCGGGAGTTCATATCCCCCGATCCCCTGGAAAAACTCTACCTTTACGACACGGTGGAGGAAAGAGAAGTCGTGGGGCTTGCCGTATCGTCCATTGCCTACGGAAGGGTAGCCCAGATTCTCAGGAATGCGGACAGGCTGCTGTCGGTCATGGGCCCCTCTCCCAGGTCCTTTCTTATGGAGACACCGGCAGGGGTACTTTCCCGTCTCCTTGGCGGGTTTCGTCACAGGTTCACATCCGGGAACGAAATGGTCTCCTTTCTTGCGGGAATAGGGAAGATACTCAGGGAATACGGCCGTCTCGAATACTTTTTTCAAGACTGTCTCAACAGAACCGGGGATTTCCTGGATGGCGCCGCACTCTTCTCCGGCGGAATCCGGGCAAGAGGTGGTCTGGGGAAGAGCTTCCTTCTCCCCTCGCCCGGCGACGGAAGTGCATGTAAAAGATTGTTCCTGTTCCTCAAATGGATGGTCCGGTCTGACGAAGTTGACCCCGGAGGCTGGAAGGTGCTTGGGCCGGAGACCCTGGTTTTCCCCATGGACGTTCACATGTTTAGGATGTGTTCGTGTCTCGGCCTGACGAAACGGAAAACTCCGGACCTGAAAACGGCTCTTGAGGTCACTGGACTTTTCAGAAAGTATATTCCGGAGGATCCGGTGAAGTACGATTTTGTGCTCACCAGGTTCGGGATTCGCAGCGAGATGGACGCGAAAGCGTTCGTCAAAACGTGCCTGGAAGGTGATGAACTGTGGAAGGAAAAGGATCGTACCGGAGAGTGA
- a CDS encoding tetratricopeptide repeat protein translates to MEGKGSYRRVKKRSAAVWCFPVFFLVFGLFGASAVHGGLREALLKAAAAPGDAAAHAELARAYNLNNEPGKAFLAARQSLDLMPGFPPAVLELAHASRMKGNHEEAVKLYEMYLSDDPVSVEALAGNSESLARLERWDESFASAMAAIREAPKRAEGYGALGRAYRIAGRFEEAVEVLRQGLVFRSDSVDILYDLGLCCVELGDRTSALVQYERLLELDPEKASFLFRTIYP, encoded by the coding sequence GTGGAAGGAAAAGGATCGTACCGGAGAGTGAAGAAGCGGTCTGCGGCAGTATGGTGTTTCCCTGTTTTCTTTTTGGTCTTCGGTTTGTTCGGCGCTTCCGCTGTCCACGGCGGGCTCCGGGAAGCCCTGCTGAAGGCGGCGGCGGCGCCCGGCGATGCCGCCGCCCATGCAGAACTCGCCAGGGCGTACAACCTCAACAATGAACCGGGCAAAGCTTTCTTGGCGGCGCGGCAGTCCCTTGACCTGATGCCCGGATTCCCTCCAGCGGTCCTCGAACTTGCCCATGCTTCCCGGATGAAGGGAAACCACGAGGAAGCGGTGAAACTGTACGAAATGTATCTATCCGACGACCCCGTGTCGGTGGAAGCGCTCGCAGGAAACAGCGAAAGCCTTGCCAGGCTCGAGCGCTGGGATGAGTCCTTCGCTTCGGCCATGGCGGCTATCCGGGAGGCGCCGAAAAGAGCGGAGGGGTACGGTGCCCTGGGACGGGCGTACAGAATAGCCGGCCGTTTCGAGGAGGCCGTGGAGGTTCTCAGGCAGGGACTTGTTTTCCGGAGCGATTCCGTCGACATACTGTACGATCTCGGACTCTGCTGCGTTGAACTGGGAGACCGTACCTCTGCTCTGGTTCAATACGAAAGGCTCCTTGAACTGGACCCGGAGAAGGCATCCTTTCTATTCCGGACGATTTACCCCTGA
- a CDS encoding asparaginase: MAEFLVISTGGTIASRPGMHGLTPSLPGEELLSGVRGLERFGRVTVLDLLSKDSSNMSPEDWKMMAACLRAEESEYDGFLILHGTDTMAYSASALSFFLPGFSRPVVITGSMLPMGDPGSDAETNILEGFIFLSALAEQGRKGISIAFHGHLIHGPRSQKILSHDSTAFSSINYHELGCILSGKAVLGKEPFLAGTYPVDVSSLSVENSIFLVTLFPGFRARYLEHLTDAEPRAIVLEALGLGGVPYLGENLLPPIARCREKNIPVVITTQCVYGGVDLSVYEVGRKTLELGAISGKDMTREAIIAKLMITLPATEPDRLEALLHENFCDEITPGGDPLSGVNRPE, from the coding sequence GTGGCTGAGTTTCTGGTTATTTCCACAGGGGGTACAATTGCATCCCGGCCTGGAATGCACGGTCTGACACCATCCCTTCCGGGAGAGGAACTTCTTTCCGGCGTCAGGGGCCTGGAGCGATTCGGCCGAGTCACGGTTCTGGATTTGCTCTCTAAGGACAGTTCAAACATGTCCCCGGAGGACTGGAAGATGATGGCGGCGTGTCTCAGGGCCGAGGAAAGCGAATATGACGGATTTCTCATTCTTCACGGAACGGACACCATGGCTTATTCCGCCTCGGCCCTCTCCTTTTTTCTGCCGGGGTTTTCGAGGCCGGTCGTCATTACAGGGTCCATGCTTCCCATGGGTGATCCAGGTTCCGACGCCGAAACCAATATCCTGGAGGGTTTCATTTTTCTCAGCGCCCTGGCGGAACAAGGAAGAAAAGGCATTTCCATTGCATTCCACGGGCATCTCATCCACGGCCCCCGTTCCCAGAAGATCCTGAGCCACGACTCAACCGCTTTTTCAAGCATTAATTACCATGAACTGGGCTGCATCCTATCGGGAAAGGCAGTCCTGGGGAAAGAACCATTCCTCGCGGGAACCTACCCCGTGGACGTTTCTTCCCTCTCCGTGGAGAACTCCATTTTCCTTGTCACCCTGTTTCCCGGTTTCCGGGCACGGTACCTGGAACACCTGACGGACGCAGAGCCCCGGGCCATCGTCCTGGAGGCCCTAGGCCTCGGCGGTGTGCCTTATCTTGGCGAGAATCTCCTCCCGCCTATTGCACGGTGCAGGGAGAAGAATATTCCGGTAGTCATTACAACCCAGTGCGTTTACGGGGGAGTGGACCTGAGCGTTTACGAAGTAGGGAGGAAAACCCTGGAACTGGGGGCGATCTCCGGTAAGGACATGACCAGGGAGGCAATTATCGCAAAACTCATGATTACCCTCCCGGCGACGGAACCCGACCGACTCGAAGCCCTCCTTCACGAGAATTTCTGCGACGAGATCACCCCCGGGGGAGATCCTCTCTCAGGGGTAAATCGTCCGGAATAG
- a CDS encoding polysaccharide deacetylase family protein, producing the protein MALFRSLTVVLLSAVFVFAGPLRLEGATVLASGSSLVRTVAITFDDGPNEKLTPPLLDILDSLGVKVSFFLVGSMAEKNPGLVREIRSRGHTVANHSYSHRSCLSLSADELEEDILKCSAVLEALTSVPVRFFRPPGGKYDRKTVERVRKNGMKLVLWDINSRDYTGVSPSYIANRMVRRAVPGSILLFHSGVKATIDALPVIIDRLRKNGFEFVTLDEMFSAYMANALFLAGAAKVPFSIM; encoded by the coding sequence GTGGCATTATTCCGTAGCCTGACGGTTGTTCTTCTTTCTGCGGTGTTTGTTTTTGCCGGCCCGCTCCGGCTCGAGGGAGCGACGGTGCTCGCCTCCGGAAGCAGTCTTGTCAGGACGGTGGCAATTACTTTTGATGACGGTCCCAACGAAAAGCTCACGCCTCCTCTTCTCGACATACTGGACTCCCTCGGAGTGAAGGTGAGCTTTTTTCTTGTCGGCTCCATGGCGGAAAAGAACCCGGGGCTCGTTCGGGAAATCCGCTCCAGAGGACATACGGTGGCGAATCATTCCTATTCCCACAGGAGCTGTCTTTCGCTTTCGGCGGACGAGCTGGAGGAAGACATACTAAAATGCTCAGCTGTTCTCGAGGCGCTCACGTCCGTTCCGGTCCGTTTTTTCCGTCCTCCGGGAGGAAAGTACGACAGGAAGACGGTGGAAAGAGTAAGAAAGAACGGGATGAAACTGGTGCTCTGGGACATCAACAGCCGGGACTATACTGGAGTTTCTCCTTCCTACATCGCAAACAGGATGGTCCGGAGAGCAGTCCCTGGTTCCATCCTTCTCTTTCACTCGGGAGTAAAGGCGACCATCGACGCTCTGCCCGTAATAATCGACCGTCTCAGGAAGAACGGATTTGAATTCGTGACGCTGGACGAAATGTTTTCCGCTTACATGGCGAATGCCCTATTTCTAGCGGGTGCAGCGAAAGTCCCGTTCAGTATCATGTGA
- a CDS encoding MFS transporter, which translates to MLFFRDIDRKVFSWCSYDVGNSAFATTIMAAVYPVYFKEVAALGLAPNISTAYWAYASAISLFLSAFFAPILGAAADVKGSKKRMLFIFTLVGVISSGCMAFVGPGNWVLALFLMMGGTIGFSASLIFYDALLPSLVPAHRIDTVSSQGYALGYLGGGILLAANLLFIRYLPGTAGARLSFLSVALWWALFSIPVFLFVDEPPSSPEGKHLSGAPLFLKGLERLRATFMEIRNYKNLFVFLLAFWFYNDGIGTIIRMATIYGATLGIPMFHLVGSLLVTQFVGIPFSLAFGSLASKIGSKRSILAGLFFYLCITFAAIFVREIWHFWALAIAVGMVQGGTQAISRSFFASMIPPGRTAEFFGFYDISSKFSGIFGPAVFGFITQATGSIRLAIAVLSYTFILGIVILRKVRS; encoded by the coding sequence ATGCTTTTTTTCCGTGACATTGATCGAAAAGTCTTCTCCTGGTGCTCCTACGACGTGGGGAACTCAGCCTTCGCGACCACCATCATGGCTGCAGTCTACCCGGTATATTTCAAGGAGGTCGCCGCCCTTGGGCTGGCACCGAACATTTCCACCGCCTACTGGGCATATGCCTCTGCCATCTCCCTCTTTCTGAGCGCCTTTTTCGCCCCGATCCTGGGTGCGGCGGCCGATGTAAAGGGATCGAAAAAAAGAATGCTTTTTATCTTTACACTGGTCGGTGTCATCTCCTCGGGATGCATGGCCTTCGTAGGACCGGGTAACTGGGTTCTGGCCCTGTTTCTCATGATGGGCGGGACCATAGGCTTTTCAGCTTCCCTGATATTCTATGATGCCCTTCTTCCTTCCCTCGTTCCGGCACACCGGATAGACACCGTTTCTTCCCAGGGATACGCTCTGGGTTACCTTGGTGGAGGGATTCTCCTCGCGGCAAACCTTCTTTTCATCCGCTATCTTCCCGGAACCGCAGGAGCCCGGCTTTCCTTCCTCTCCGTCGCCCTGTGGTGGGCCCTTTTCTCCATCCCGGTGTTTCTGTTCGTGGATGAACCTCCCTCTTCGCCGGAAGGGAAGCACCTTTCCGGGGCGCCCCTTTTCCTGAAGGGGCTGGAAAGGTTGAGGGCGACTTTCATGGAAATCAGGAACTACAAGAACCTTTTTGTTTTCCTCCTGGCTTTCTGGTTTTACAACGACGGCATAGGGACCATCATCCGCATGGCGACAATCTATGGAGCCACCTTGGGCATACCCATGTTCCACCTGGTGGGGTCTCTCCTGGTTACCCAGTTCGTGGGGATTCCATTTTCCCTGGCCTTCGGTTCCCTTGCCTCGAAAATCGGCAGCAAAAGATCGATCCTCGCAGGGCTTTTCTTCTACCTCTGCATTACCTTCGCAGCCATTTTCGTAAGGGAAATATGGCATTTCTGGGCCCTTGCCATAGCGGTAGGAATGGTTCAGGGCGGTACCCAGGCAATCAGCCGGAGCTTTTTTGCGTCAATGATTCCCCCAGGAAGAACGGCCGAATTTTTCGGATTCTACGATATTTCGAGCAAATTCTCCGGCATATTCGGACCCGCCGTATTCGGCTTCATCACCCAGGCCACCGGTTCCATCAGGCTGGCCATAGCCGTTCTTTCCTACACCTTTATTCTCGGCATCGTCATCCTCAGGAAAGTGAGGAGCTGA
- a CDS encoding dCMP deaminase family protein, whose product MTIQRPEWDIYFMMIAGVAASRSTCLRRRVGAVIVRENHIISTGYNGAPKGLPHCGEVGCLRAILGIPSGERHEICRGSHAEMNAIAQAASVGTSTAGAAIYCTHEPCSFCTKAILNAGIRRVVYVHPYPDELARSMRADAAVTVDRLPENVFSMVSPLLEGLFQPASQ is encoded by the coding sequence ATGACTATTCAGCGGCCGGAATGGGATATTTACTTCATGATGATAGCCGGGGTAGCTGCTTCGCGAAGCACGTGTCTCCGGAGGCGTGTCGGTGCGGTAATCGTGAGGGAAAATCACATTATCAGCACGGGGTACAATGGTGCTCCAAAGGGACTGCCCCATTGCGGCGAAGTCGGCTGTCTCAGGGCGATACTCGGGATACCGTCGGGAGAACGCCACGAAATCTGCCGGGGATCCCATGCTGAAATGAACGCCATCGCACAGGCTGCCTCCGTGGGAACGAGTACGGCAGGCGCGGCGATTTACTGTACCCATGAACCCTGCTCCTTTTGCACGAAAGCGATACTCAACGCCGGAATCCGGAGAGTGGTGTACGTGCACCCCTATCCCGACGAGCTCGCAAGGAGCATGCGGGCGGATGCGGCCGTTACGGTCGACAGGCTGCCGGAAAACGTTTTTTCCATGGTTTCCCCCCTGCTCGAGGGGCTGTTTCAACCGGCGTCACAATAA
- a CDS encoding HDIG domain-containing metalloprotein, with protein sequence MNISRNQALELLKKYNKEDSHIKHALAVEAAMGFFASRMGGDVEKWKLAGLLHDIDWEITQENPERHTHEGARWLADAGYPEDISRAVLAHGWSICSDTKPESDMEKVLFTVDELTGLVITAALVRPSRSVMDLEVKSVKKKWKDKAFARGVDRDLIVKGAEMIPMPLDTVIEWVILALREVEAEIGLGSGA encoded by the coding sequence ATGAACATTTCACGAAACCAGGCTCTTGAACTGCTGAAGAAATACAACAAAGAAGACAGTCATATCAAGCACGCCCTTGCTGTTGAGGCCGCCATGGGTTTTTTTGCCTCCAGGATGGGAGGTGACGTGGAGAAATGGAAACTTGCGGGGCTCCTTCATGATATAGACTGGGAAATCACCCAGGAGAACCCGGAGAGGCATACCCACGAGGGAGCTCGATGGCTTGCCGACGCGGGGTATCCCGAAGACATCTCCAGGGCTGTCCTTGCCCACGGTTGGAGCATCTGTTCAGACACAAAACCGGAAAGTGACATGGAAAAGGTGCTCTTCACCGTAGACGAACTTACGGGACTGGTGATCACGGCGGCCCTGGTTCGCCCCAGCAGATCGGTCATGGACCTCGAAGTCAAATCAGTGAAGAAAAAGTGGAAGGACAAGGCCTTTGCGAGGGGAGTGGACCGGGACCTCATCGTCAAGGGGGCTGAAATGATACCCATGCCCCTGGATACCGTCATCGAGTGGGTTATCCTGGCTCTCAGGGAAGTGGAGGCCGAAATCGGCCTCGGGAGCGGGGCGTAG
- a CDS encoding response regulator transcription factor — translation MPIRVVLADDHPLTRAGISAYLARESSVELVGEAEDGHEAWRLIDELRPDVALLDIRMPGEDGVAVARKVKESSLPVSVVMLTSYDAQQYVLASLRAGARGFILKTATPEEISRAISTVAKGGFYLDSEVASAVGEREFAPEALSAREREVLILASKGLSSKEVAARLFISERTVQTHLASIYDKLGAKNKTEALLLALKYGVVTLEELLE, via the coding sequence ATGCCCATACGGGTTGTACTTGCCGACGACCACCCTTTAACAAGGGCGGGAATTTCCGCATACCTCGCCCGGGAAAGTTCGGTTGAACTGGTCGGAGAGGCTGAAGACGGGCACGAAGCATGGAGACTAATCGACGAACTGCGGCCGGATGTGGCCCTTCTCGATATCCGAATGCCGGGTGAAGACGGAGTCGCCGTGGCCCGGAAGGTGAAAGAGTCGTCCCTTCCGGTTTCTGTGGTCATGCTTACCTCCTACGATGCCCAGCAGTATGTTCTGGCATCGCTCAGGGCCGGAGCAAGGGGATTCATCCTTAAAACCGCCACCCCCGAAGAGATTTCCCGGGCCATTTCCACCGTGGCCAAGGGAGGCTTTTACCTTGACTCGGAAGTGGCCTCGGCCGTCGGGGAAAGGGAGTTCGCTCCCGAAGCCCTTTCGGCCAGGGAGAGAGAAGTGCTCATACTCGCCTCGAAGGGGCTTTCAAGCAAGGAAGTGGCTGCCCGTCTCTTTATCAGTGAGCGGACAGTACAAACCCACTTGGCCTCCATCTACGACAAGCTTGGAGCGAAAAACAAGACCGAGGCCCTTCTCCTGGCGCTGAAGTACGGTGTCGTTACCCTTGAGGAATTGCTTGAATGA